The Aphelocoma coerulescens isolate FSJ_1873_10779 chromosome 8, UR_Acoe_1.0, whole genome shotgun sequence genome contains the following window.
AGTGTTTTGTCAGCCACCCTCCCAGGGCCTGGAGACCCTGGTGcacccccactgcccccagagCTCCAAGACCAGCAAGAGCCATGTACCAGTTCAAGTGACAATTGCTTTTTGCCTTTAAGATCACGTTCTGTTCAACCACAATGAACGTAGTGACTTTTGTCTGTTTATATGAATGGTACTGAAACTTAGTGTGATGTCTCATAAAGgctaaaaaatgttttcaagctGTTAGAAAAATTGGAGGAAATAATCTATgcaatttctgttttaattttgtaaTTGTGTGATGCTGGAACTGCCTgactttgtttgtttgttttgttcttaaaggagcttttttcaaaatattgtgGTGTTATACCAGcaaatgtttgttttttaaaccaaTGTGTATAAGGTTTCACATTTAGTTGCAGATACTTTAGCTGGAATTATAGAACAAATGGGTTTTTCTTtctacagaaacaaacaaatcagCTTTTCTTAATGTTTCTGTGATGGGTGAACTGGGAAAGATGGTTAGGAAAAATATTGagtatgggaaaaaatgaaCTAAAAGCTTAAGCTTACTTACCAAAAAGCTTAAACTCATTTACCAAGTTAAATGTTTCTCACTAGGATAAACTGTGCTCTCCATGTATGTGTGTGCTGCTCCATTtgcaaaaaaacctcacaaatcTGGCCAAATCCATGCTTGTTTGCAAGGAGTCTCTTCCTTGTGGGAACTTTATCCTGCTGGTCAATCAAAAGAGATCAGTATTGCAAGTATATTTCTGCAGGTCTTGGCATATTATTCTTATATATTAGTTAAAGATTCCTGATTTGAGATGCACTTTAAATATAGATTCTCATTAGTACTGGAAAAGGAATGTAAACTGCTCTAACAGCATCATGAGGGCTGTAAGAAAACATTATTGTAGGATGTTATTAAGGAACAAAACTTGTATGTTTTGTTCCACTagggaggtggaggagaagTTGTGTGACAAGAAAGTATCTTTACCTGAAGGACTCTTGGAAATGTGGCACTTCAGATACCTCCTCTTCAAAGCAGACAGACAGGTTTACATTTCAAATTTTTCAGAGtcaaatgcattttaaactgTTTCAACATGGGAAGGTTCTCATTTCTTGACACCATGTAACATACTGTATTCCTCTCATACTCGAGTTGTAGCCTACCTTTTGTGCAGGTGCCTATAATCCTTTCAAAATGACCTGGTGGACTCTTGCTTGGACACGTGTACAGTTGTGTTCTGCAGTACTACACTTTAAAGTGATGGGATGTTTTCGGTGTATTTGAAAGGTTTCTATTTAAAGCCCTAAATTATTTTGGCTCTCACACTGTGTATAGCCATGTAATGTCGTTCAAATTCACACCCAGGTAATTACTAAACTGTTCTCCTTTTGTGGAGACAGGCCATCTGCAGGACCTCAGTATAGTCTCTATAAattgtttttcattattattctggttttggaaatagattaaaataaaatgcaatgttCAACTACACTCCATCCTGAGTATATGAACATCTTACATGTGAGAAGGATGTGTTTATAAAAATCCTTGTTTTTCTTGTCTACATCTACAATCATAGACTGTCCAGATGGTGAAAATGCTTTTCAGTAAAACTGCTTGGATGAGATGGCACTGTAGAAATTAAGTGCCTAAATATGCAAGTAAAACTTTGCTCTGTAACATGAAATTAAGCATAGGATGAACTCCCTCTCTTCCATTAACTTGAATTGTAGTTGCACATACTCGGGACATCTAAAAAGTGATTTATCTAAATGCCCTCTGTAGCTACTTAAAGAGCTTAGGCTTGAGTCCCTTCCTGGGTTCTTGTAAAGAGAAGAGAGTGAGCAGGGTTGGCCTTGACAGAGAAGATGCATCAGCTCCGGGTGGAGGCTGCCTTGCTGCTCCCCATCCTGTAGGGACCGCTCCCAGCGGAGCCTACGAACCTAAGACCTTGAATGAATGTATTACCAAATGTTTATaatgtgcatttttaaaacGTATTTTTTAGGACAACTTTTGGAATAAATTCTTTTGTATAATTGCCTGTTTTCCTGTCTGCCTCTCTCATTTTTAAGATGTACAGGTTGCAAGAGCGGCTCATGCCGTTAACTTGatgtgtggttttggttttgtgtgtgcGGGAGGCTTTTGTTCTTGTCTTTTTAGAGAGGTTTGTCTTTGGTGGAAAGACTGACTTAATGTGAAACGCCCATGCCCGTAGGACTGCACTCAAGAGCAGTCTGTAAAGAAAACATGCATGTGAAAGCAAGAGCTCTGCTGCTTAAGTAGTTTCTGCAGTTCGTGACTACAACCtgattcttgctttttttttttcaaatgactCTTGTTCGACTTCCTACGGATGTGAGAAGAGTTGCTTCCAGCCACGCATATCTTGACTTCATTCTTAAattaagatttttatttttattaatagcaGGGGAGAAACAAAAACTTTGAGTGCTGAGAAGCATGACTCAAAAAAGGATTTGCAAATGCTTCAGGGAGTGTGGTGTCTCACTTCAGTGGTTGTTTTCATTGTACTTTGTGTATAgggcttatttcaaaataatgatCATGGTATAGATTATGAGAGATCAGCTGGATATGGTTTAGTATCTTTACAGTAAAGGAACTGAACATATTATAACCAAAACCCCTTCCTCAGACCTTATCCTGCTTCTGGTAGTATAAGTAATCTGAACTTAGAATttatagaatatgctgagttggaagggacccatgaaAACCCTTGAGTCcaattcccagccctgcacaggacaccccaagagtcacaccatgtgcctgagagcattgtccaaaggcTTCTTGAACCTGTCAGGCTGTgctcactgccctggggagctgttccagtgcccaaccaccctctgggtgaagcagctgttcctGATGTGCGGCCTAAACCTCCCGACTCAGCTTCATCCCCTTTGAGCAGCACCAGTATTTTAGCCGATGCAGTAATGTATGTATGAGTCAATCACAAGGAAGGTCTAGTACAAACTTTTTTCAACAAATTTGAAAAACGTGTTTTGGATAGGTGATGGTCAGCGCTGTGTCTGCCCTAGGTTAGCCGGTGATCAGACATTAAGGAAAACCTCCACTTAAGCCTGCAGGTGTGAAAAGGGAGAAATGAAGGTTGGCTCGGTTTCCTGTCTGATTTTCGGTGTCTGGTCACTCGAAGGCAAGCAGCCCGGCTAGGCCGTGAGCCCTGCACGCCCCGGcggagcagctcctcctgctgccgCGGGCTCCCCTTCGCCCGGTGCGCGCCCCGGGAGCAGCCGCGGGCTCgcccggggcgcggcgggcCGGAACCCTCGGCGCGGGCGCGGTTTCCGCGGGCGGTGCTAGGCGCGGCCCCGCCATGGCGGCGGAGGGGGAGGACCCGCTGGGCTATTTCGCGGCCTACGGCAGCTCCAGCTCCGACTCGGAGCCCGAAGAGCCCCAGCCCGACGAGCGCCCGGCGGCGGCCGGCGCGGCCTCGGGAGGCGgcccggggcggccgcggcTGCCGCCGCCCGACGAGCTCTTCCGTCGGGTGTCGCAGCCGCCCGCCTTCCTCTACAACCCTCTCAACAAGGAGATCGACTGGGAGAGCCGCGTCCTGCGGGCGCCCGAGGAGGTGCGTGGGGCGCGGGGTGAGCTGAGGCGGCGCTGGGGCCGCCCCGGGCCTCCCGGCCCGGTGTGACGGGTGCTCTGCTCTCTCCCGCAGCCCCCCAGGGAGTTCAAGGTGTGGAGGAGCAACGCCGTGCCCCCGCCGGAGACCTACAGCCCGCCCGAGAAGCCGCCGGCGGCGGCCCCTGCCCTCGACATGGCCATAAAGTGGTCCAACATCTACGAGGACAATGGCGACGACGCGCCCCGCCAGGCCGGCAAAGCCAAGTTCCTGCCGGACGAGGAGCAGGAGCCCCTGGAGTCGGGTGAGGCCCTGGCGTGAGGCGGCTGCGCTTTGCTCAGGCTGTGTGTGCTTCCAGAGCCGAGCCGGGCGGGCGGGTCTCCTGAGCGCTCTGTGGCCGGAGCTCTCCCTGGGCTCGGAGGAATCTCTGCTGGCTTCTCCTGCATCCACTGCTGCCCGAGGGCAGAGCGGTTTGGCTGCAGGGATGGGTGGACTGTAGTGCCGGTGTTTTGGTTTTCCTGGAACCAGCACAGACCCTCGAGCAGtctctctgctcctctccccCACTGCCATTAGCAGGGAAGGATTAGAGTCTGTAGCACCGTAGTTCTGTGAAACCAACAGGTTCAGTCATGGTGCTGCTAAAACAGAAGGTAGTATGAGCTTCAGGTGCTGTGTTGACCTTAGTTGCAGATGTAGGTCAGATTATTTTTATAACGTTTGCAAAACTTGGGGTCCAAAAGAGGAATTAAATAGGATGTCCGTGGGACAGATTAcggaagaaaatatttactaTCCTCTTCACTTTAAATGATGGTACAAGCTGTAATGGTAATTTAGGAGGTAAAGAAATATTTGACAGGtaggagaattttttttttttaattgctggaGAAAGAGAATAGCCAGCAACAGTCAAGagaacaaaaccagaagaagAAATTCTGGGCTTTCAGAACACGCAGTAATGGTTTTGTTAACCAGTAAAATCGTCTACAAACCTTTTGctaagaaaggatttttttgttgtcttgTGCCTTTTTTGGTTCTGCGTATTCTTTCCCAGTAGCAATTTTTGTCTTGCTCCATGTGTTCTATATGTTTCCCTGTCCATGCATTTCTCTTAGTCAGCCTTCATCTGAAATACGAAGGTAAAAAGTTGATTGACCTTGACATTGTTTCCTGCTtcaaaaatgtcattttctagctttttttATTAGCTAatcaaataatatatttttttagaaCAGGTACTGTACAGTAGCATAAAGCCTCTTCTTAGTTATCTGCAGTGGTTTGTGGTAGTAATAAGAAGTAACCATTCCTGTTTTGTCCACATATTGTCTGCATTCCAAAAATGAAGATGTTGTCAGTTAATACTACGGTGTCTCTTTTCCAGGCATCTCAGATGTGGTTAAGCCAATTGTTCTGAGACAGGATGGTGTTTAAGGCAAAAAAACTGTCTTTGCTGACTTTGATTAACTCTCTCTTTTATTTAAAGATGGTGAAAAAGATGATGAACCAGCTTCTGCTAAGAAACGTAAAGTAGAGTCTGGAGAGCAGgcgaagaagaagaagaagaaggtatAAGCAAGGTGTTCTGGATTTAAAcattgttacagtggggatactgcaacacacaAAACATAAGGAGAATTTCAAGGAACTTGGATTCCTCTGCTGGAATGGGAAACAGATACGGATTTACTGCATTTCTCTCTCGTATTGGGTAgggaattttatttctgttgtatGCTTGCCTTTTGGAAAGCACAAAATTAAATGGACAGTGTTGTGGTAGAACTTGTTTACTGAACAAAATTTAAAcctgtttatttaaaacaagGATTTAGAAGAGAGATCCATTGCCATGGATACTTGTGCTCATGTAGGTTACAGGGCTTCACAGTATTTTGTTTATCAAGAAGCCTGGTAACATGAGTTTTTCTGGACTGACTTTTCCATTGTGTCAAAACCTTTTATAAAGGAGTACATACTACAGATTTTTTAGGTACTGGTCTGTGATATGTTCACATAATGTTGTTTTTAAATGTATGTATAGACTGCAAATAGTCACTGGAATAAAACTACATTTGAAAACATCTGGGTATAAATATTGCATTGCATGCTTGGTGAATAGGAGCAATGAATTCTGTATTATCATTCACTGATCTGTGACTTAACAGATTTCTCAGGGcctttttgtttaaataaatacacaactacaaactgaaaaaaaaatggatctaAAAATGGagtttaatattttataattattttgatGTTATGGGATTTTCATCAGTGAAACACGGGACTAACTGATGGAGGGAGAATTGAAGCATGTAATGTATTcttgaaacagaaaatagaatCAAGATATTTATGTGGGCAAAAATTATGACAAAGCTGTGATAGAGTCTTTGCTGCCaaattgtatttatttcagTACAAACAGTTGGTAATCTTCTCGAAGTGCTAGTCAGTATATGCTGCATTTGTGGTATGCTGCTGAATAGGTTTTTGGGTCTGTATGTGACAAGGTACCAGCTGGTACCGGATTGGAGAAAGGGTTGCTGTGTATTTTCAGATAAAGATTCTGTGCCTTAGAAAGTCTGCAGTGATATTAGGGCTTACTAATAGAAGTTTATGTACTtaaattttaatgtaaaaattggtgttttctattttccttctgtcttgGATTAGCTTTACTTTGGCAGAACAGATTCTGTATGCATATGTGCTAATATGATGTTAATATTTTTTACGTGattttaagagattttttttttaacctcaatATATAGAAAATTGTACTCATTTTTAGTGAATATATGAGGTTATTAATAAGTTGTGCAATTCTAGCCTTGGCAGTGTGATAATGCTTTCTCTGGATCCTTGTCTACCTGCAgactctgcagctgctccttgcCAGTTTCACAGGCTGTGGGGCCAAATCTGTGATACATTCCACCCATTCCATGCCGTTAGTCTGGAAACAGTTCAAAAAATGGTACTTGACACAGCTGAGGGTTCCCTGAGCCCACCTTTCCTAGCACAAACGCAGATACCAGACAGTGTCCTAGCAAGGTCTAGGATGAGGGACACTGTCATGGCAAAGCTTATGGAGTGGCAGCTCTCAGTAGGGTTTCTCAAAATACTCCATCTGCATTTTTGATTCTTACAGTAGTTCTGTTTGCTAGTGAAGTGCTCCTTGAAGAGCGTTACAGCTGAAGGTTAATGTCACCAGCTCTGGAATTCGGATGCATTCCCATGACTGCTGTGACCAAGGAGGCTTTTGTCCGTGTATTTTTTGCTCTGCTATTCTACAGGGCAGTTCAGGAAGTTACCGTGCCAGTtgcttcttttgttttcagatcATATGATATATGTAGTATCCAGTTGTCTTGAAGTTAACACTATCTGATAT
Protein-coding sequences here:
- the C8H1orf52 gene encoding UPF0690 protein C1orf52 homolog; the encoded protein is MAAEGEDPLGYFAAYGSSSSDSEPEEPQPDERPAAAGAASGGGPGRPRLPPPDELFRRVSQPPAFLYNPLNKEIDWESRVLRAPEEPPREFKVWRSNAVPPPETYSPPEKPPAAAPALDMAIKWSNIYEDNGDDAPRQAGKAKFLPDEEQEPLESDGEKDDEPASAKKRKVESGEQAKKKKKKV